Within Haloterrigena turkmenica DSM 5511, the genomic segment TCCGGAAGTCGACGGCGTATTCGCGGCCACGAAGACGGGACTGTATCGGTCGATGGATGATGGGCGAACGTGGGAGGGCCTCGGCGTCCCACAGGAGGAGGTGTACTCAGTTGTCGCCAGTCCCGATGGTGAACGGCTCTATGCGGGCACCCATCCTGCGCACCTCTACGTTTCGACTGATCGCGGTGAGACGTGGCACGAACTCGAGGGCTTTCAGGAGCTTCCGTCACGGGACGAGTGGCATACGCCGCGCCACCGTAACGAAGCCCACGTGCGGAGCCTCGGCGTGCATCCGGAGACGCCTGACAGAGTAATTGCCGGCGTCGAGGTCGGCGGCGTCCACGTCAGCGACGACCAGGGCGAGACGTGGACTGAGCGCCGCGACGGCGTCCACGACGACGTCCATCACGTTCACGTCTACGGGGCGGACGAGTACATTGCCTCATGTGGCGACGGGCTCTACCGAACGCGCGATGCTGGGCAGTCCTGGACACGACTCGATACGGACCTCGCTCATCGATATTTTCGGGAGGCCTTCACGTTCAATGGCCGACTCTACGCGGCGGCAGCCCGGAGTTCGCCGGGAACGTGGAGCGGCGATACTGGTGCCGACGCAATACTAGTGGACTCAACTGACTTCGGCGAGACCTTTGAGGCTGTCTTGTACCCCGGTGGGCCGGCCGAGGTCATCCTCGCGTGGACTCAAATCGACGGCAATGTGGTAGCAGGCACGAACGAAGGCCGACTTCTCAGCCGCGATGCGGACGGGACGTGGACCGACGCGGGACAAGTGCCAGCTGGGATTCGATCGCTTGCAGAGTAGATCAAAGACGGCTGCACTCACCTATCGCTGTCGAATCTGCATCGGCAGACCGTTCTTGGTCCGCGTGGTAATCTTCGGTTCAATCGTGATCGTGAGATCCTGACCACCCTACTCGAGGGTCCACTGTTGGCCGATTGTCGCCAGCACTAATGTCGTCTCGAGGCGAGCAAATTCCCGACCGAGACACGTCGACACGTCTGCTCGGCCGGCCAGTTCTCGTCAGTAGGACCATCCACGAGCGACACGGCACCGTATGCGTTGGCCAACACGCGACAGGGGGACTGTCAGCCCTAGTAACCAGCGAATCACCGAACTCGAGCAGCAACAAGGGACTGCCACCATATGCAGCCCTCAGCGGATACCAGAGACGCCCAAACGACTGAAAACAGCAGCTCTGTTGAAACCCTCAACTGGTGACAGGATTGACACCCTCAGCGATAAGTGCAGGTGAAGAGAGTACCAGCAGGTCACTTCACTTTTGCCAGTTCCTTATGATGTTCAGCGAGCAGTTCTAATGTGGACTCAACCTCGTCAAATTTAGGCCCCTGTTCTACGTAGTTCATTTTAGGGAACCAGTTTATAAATCCCTGTTCGTCTAATTTCGGTAGGTGAACGTGTCGATATTCGATTCTAATTGATTCCTCAGACTTCGTACTATCTGGTGGAGTATCGAGTTCTTCTGGTGAATCCGGTTTCGGACTATCTTCTAACAAGGCGAATAATAGTTGCCGACGCTGGACATTCGATACTACTTCGTATAGTTCATCATGGACTTGACTCATGCAAATGACCAGTGGATATCCACACATAAAGTATTCTCCCCGGATTCATCCGAAAAAATGTCTTGATTATCTGGGTGAATAGATTTCTGTTCAGTATGCATCTCTGTGTAACAGCTGTTTCAGACAACATCACGTCTGAAAATAGGATTTCAACAGGGCCAAATCTGGTGTCTTCCTCACGTAATCTCGAGTGGACTGTCCATCTTGCGTGTTCCAGGTCGACTGACCACCGGTCGCCAGCAACGGCAGCCGCGGTGTAGTGCTGGCCGTTCGCCGCAATGCTGTCCGTTCGGGCATCGGTCGTCCGTCCGTTGCCACTGCCTTGCGACCAGACTCGAGAGTCCTTGGTGACGTGGTAGCGAAAAATAAAGAAGGAGTGTGATGACAACGAACTAATGTTAGAGGCACCTGACGCCCTCATCAGGAGATTCAACCGTCACCGATCTCCCTCTCCGGAATACTCACTCGTGTACTCCCAAGCGTCGAGGTCGTACCAAATCGTGGCTACGTGCGTTTTCGCGTCGTGCTCGTCGGGATCAAGGCACTCGTGAATCCCATCGAACGCAGGCGTCTGAAGATCCGATCCGTAGCCGTAGTCACCGGATCCGCGAATCTCCGGCGGTTCTGAACCGGTCTCGACGTCGAGATCGCCGGTTCGTCGCACCACAACCTTCTCGAATCCGGTTCCATCATTGCTCATGTTACTTCCTTCATATCCTCTGTATCCTGCCTACCTGTGTCGTCATCCCACTGGATACCGCACGACTCGCACATCGGTTGGCCGTCGTCGGCGTCCAAGTTCTTCGATATGAAGGGAGACTACCCTCGAGTGGAAGATTGGAAATGCGAGCAGCAAGCTCGAGATCACCGGTCATAACAGTAGCGGGGAGTAGCGTATGAGCGGAAACAGCGAGAGCGTCGCCGACTCCGGTGGGCCAGTAACGGAGCCAGATAACGCTCCCGTTCTCGGCTACACGCGGCTCTCCCAAGAGTCTGACCGTTCGATCACCGGCTAAAAAGAGGACATTCGGGAGTACTGTGCCGACCGCGACCTCGAGTTCGTCGGGATTCTCGACGAGGAAACGGGCTCGAGTGGGTTCGACAGAAGCCGAGAGAAGTACGACGCCCTCCGACGTCACGTTCGCGAGAGTGCCGTCTCGGCTGTCGTCGTTCGGGATCTGTCGCGACTCTCGAGAGATCAGAACGACCGGATCAGACTACTGCTCGCGTTAGACGAGAGCGACGTTGAGCTACATTCGGTTGAACGCGGGCTCGTCGATACCTCCAACCTCGCGATCGAGGCTGCTATGGCAGCGAGCGACGACGTTGGAAAACTCAGAGGACGTCGGCGATCGCGACCTTTGCTTGTTCCATGCCCCGATAGTCGCCACCGCCGTGCCAGCAGAGCAGTGGGAGATTCGCCGCCTTGACCATCTTG encodes:
- a CDS encoding WD40/YVTN/BNR-like repeat-containing protein: MAVLIGTRDGVYRTATVPVDDVEQVLDSGDVPRVQTFPEVDGVFAATKTGLYRSMDDGRTWEGLGVPQEEVYSVVASPDGERLYAGTHPAHLYVSTDRGETWHELEGFQELPSRDEWHTPRHRNEAHVRSLGVHPETPDRVIAGVEVGGVHVSDDQGETWTERRDGVHDDVHHVHVYGADEYIASCGDGLYRTRDAGQSWTRLDTDLAHRYFREAFTFNGRLYAAAARSSPGTWSGDTGADAILVDSTDFGETFEAVLYPGGPAEVILAWTQIDGNVVAGTNEGRLLSRDADGTWTDAGQVPAGIRSLAE